The Tubulanus polymorphus chromosome 1, tnTubPoly1.2, whole genome shotgun sequence genome contains a region encoding:
- the LOC141914965 gene encoding lysoplasmalogenase TMEM86A-like, with amino-acid sequence MKGHSKLEYAAGLIPFFVSLLAYCVYCQPHVSRHSASVYAATFKCLPIVCLIAFVASVSDERPAQERRSSNKKYLILGLLFSCAGDACLVFKDSLFLCGMAMFAIALACYVNVFGFWISNAKLSMVHLIPPAVTFLCLYGSLSLLLMVACTVYTTVFFILGVSACHRLFYNPSLVNLAGYIGCWSFAISDFILAVDKWKMKIDSVTIFVMALYYVGQLLIAISFAGNCRRQVSDPSRQKRSN; translated from the exons ATGAAA GGTCATAGCAAACTGGAGTACGCCGCCGGGTTGATTCCGTTTTTCGTGTCGTTGTTAGCGTACTGCGTGTACTGCCAGCCTCACGTCTCGCGTCACAGCGCGTCTGTCTACGCGGCCACGTTCAAGTGTCTCCCGATAGTCTGCCTGATCGCTTTCGTGGCGTCCGTTTCCGACGAACGACCCGCTCAGGAACGTCGAAGCAGCAACAAGAAATACCTCATCCTCGGTCTGCTATTTTCATGCGCGGGCGATGCGTGTTTGGTATTCAAAGACTCGTTATTTCTATGCGGAATGGCGATGTTCGCCATCGCGTTAGCTTGTTACGTAAACGTCTTCGGATTTTGGATTTCCAACGCCAAATTGTCGATGGTTCATCTAATACCGCCCGCAGTTACGTTTTTGTGTCTATACGGCAGCCTTAGTTTACTGTTAATGGTCGCGTGCACCGTCTACACGACCGTTTTCTTCATATTGGGTGTGAGTGCGTGTCATCGACTCTTCTACAATCCGAGCCTCGTTAATCTTGCCGGCTATATCGGCTGCTGGTCCTTCGCGATATCTGATTTCATACTCGCAGTGGACAAGTGGAAGATGAAAATCGATTCCGTGACGATATTTGTCATGGCTCTCTACTACGTTGGACAGCTATTAATCGCCATTTCGTTCGCCGGAAATTGCAGGCGACAAGTCTCGGACCCTTCGCGTCAGAAGAGATCGAATTGA